From a region of the Desulfofundulus luciae genome:
- a CDS encoding DUF3368 domain-containing protein — protein MVVVSDTTVLIALGRIGLLWLLGRLWGSAIIPEAVYQEALKGLHGSREITEAVNLGWLQVKSINNQKMVRLLQGDLRGRGECECIVLAEETGAKAILTDDKKARKVALSAGVEVAGTLGLLVRAHKRRNLNETGSNRRRGVLN, from the coding sequence ATGGTAGTGGTGAGTGACACTACCGTTTTAATCGCCCTGGGTCGGATCGGGCTTCTATGGCTTTTGGGAAGACTCTGGGGTTCGGCTATTATTCCGGAAGCCGTGTACCAGGAGGCGCTAAAGGGCCTTCACGGGAGCAGGGAAATAACTGAAGCGGTAAATTTGGGCTGGTTGCAAGTTAAAAGCATCAATAACCAGAAAATGGTGCGTCTTCTCCAGGGGGATTTAAGAGGCAGGGGTGAATGTGAGTGCATTGTTCTTGCTGAAGAAACCGGTGCGAAGGCGATCCTTACCGACGACAAAAAGGCACGCAAAGTTGCATTGAGTGCCGGTGTCGAGGTGGCGGGAACCCTAGGCCTATTGGTGCGGGCCCACAAAAGAAGGAATCTTAACGAAACAGGAAGCAATCGACGCCGTGGAGTCCTTAATTAA
- a CDS encoding UPF0175 family protein, translating to MAENAGKAAFLRGIILPGVVKVREVVLRIPEEIQDVLGVRRNLAGEIMKRLAVSLYAERKISLGKAVELSGTDYSSFLETLADFGVNLDYDEQDLANDLETLGRLRYGSGE from the coding sequence GTGGCCGAAAACGCTGGAAAGGCGGCCTTTCTCCGGGGTATAATACTTCCGGGGGTGGTTAAGGTGAGAGAAGTGGTTTTGCGGATACCGGAGGAAATACAGGATGTTTTGGGCGTTCGGCGCAACCTTGCCGGGGAGATCATGAAACGGCTGGCCGTTTCCCTTTATGCGGAAAGAAAAATATCTTTGGGTAAGGCAGTGGAACTTTCGGGTACGGATTACTCTTCCTTTTTGGAAACGCTGGCCGATTTTGGAGTTAACCTGGACTACGACGAACAAGACCTGGCAAACGACCTGGAGACCCTGGGGAGATTAAGATATGGTAGTGGTGAGTGA